The Panicum hallii strain FIL2 chromosome 9, PHallii_v3.1, whole genome shotgun sequence genome has a window encoding:
- the LOC112875179 gene encoding exportin-2, whose translation MEVPPEMLDALAGWFTQSLSPDAAARRAAEQSISSATSSPGFALALLGLSASPRPDLQARLAASVHFKNLLRRRWPKPDAEADDAADHLPASDCAIIKANLLQVLLTAPPLIQAQLSEALAAAAASDFPAMWESLLPSIVSSLGTAVNAGDVAATNSLLAAAASLFSRFRNAFDNNALRLDLKYCLEIFAAPLLEVFLFASRRLQAAATTVNPLELRPVFECLRLCCEIFYSLNSIDLPEFFEDNMRQWMTEFRAFLTTSYPPPVEADGAPDALRAAVCDNLQLYMEKYEEEFRGYLKEFVEAVWGLLMAQTASPSRAQLAVTAIRFLTTVAESVHHALFGSPEAMKQICDSVVVPNLRLRDDDEELFEGNWVEYVRRDSEGSDADTLRRAACRLLRGLAANYRDQVAALVSAQVQQMLAAYAADRANNWKEKDAAIYLVIALMQKPGATGGGTPVVDMESFFTSVIVPELQAPDWQSEPMLKATVLRFLKEFKDQIPKATALALLPSMMRFLTHESNVVHSYAATFIENLLIIKDAVPVPGVSTVTRSPRYVATDINPFAPQIIQNLSTALSFPDSYENPYLMKCLMRVLGIANISGQIVHEITARLVGILMEVCNNPKNPDFNHYLFEALAAVIGRTGEQDPTLLPAFETSLFPVLQRILVEDISEFWPYAFQIFAQLVNLSRPPLSQNYMQLFGVLLSNATWDRPPCVPALVRLLRAFLRKIPNELNQEGRLPNILAISRSLISRSSTEDSAFYMLNTLVENVGLDIMNPYMSEIWSALFTRLQTRQAVKFVNSLVVFMSLVLVKYGSGVLVSSIDAIQPNLFTQILPRFWIPNLKLIKGALEVKLTAVASTKLLCESAVLLDAAAAQLWGKLLDSIVTLLSRTNQDGAQQEQNDGADAVDIQKTSGYSVSFVRLQYAGKSEDDLLKEVNDPKQFLVTSLATLSAQSPGRFGPVIEQHVDPANKSVLLQLCAAYNANIV comes from the exons ATGGAGGTGCCGCCGGAGATGCTCGACGCCCTCGCGGGCTGGTTCACGCAGTCGCTCTcccccgacgccgccgcgcgccgcgccgccgagcAGAGcatctcctccgccacctcctccccGGGCTTCGCGCTCGCGCTCCTcggcctctccgcctccccgcGACCCGACCTCCAGGCCCGCCTCGCGGCCTCGGTCCACTTCAAGAACCTGCTCCGCCGCCGGTGGCCCAAGCCCGACGCCGAGGCCGACGACGCCGCCGACCACCTCCCCGCCTCCGACTGCGCCATCATCAAGGCGAACCTCCTCCAGGTCCTCCTCACCGCCCCGCCCCTCATCCAGGCGCAGCTCTCCgaggccctcgccgccgccgcagcgtcCGACTTCCCCGCCATGTGGGAGTCGCTCCTCCCGTCCATCGTATCCTCCCTCGGCACCGCCGTCAACGCGGGGGACGTCGCCGCCACCAATTCCCTGCTCGCCGCTGCGGCGTCGCTCTTCTCCAGATTCCGCAACGCCTTCGACAACAATGCCCTCCGCCTCGACCTCAAGTACTGCCTCGAAATCTTTGCCGCCCCACTCCTCGAGGTCTTCCTCTTCGCATCCCGCCGTCTTCAAGCCGCGGCCACCACGGTCAATCCGCTGGAGCTCCGCCCCGTGTTTGAGTGCCTTCGCCTCTGCTGCGAGATCTTCTACTCGCTTAACTCAATCGACCTGCCTGAGTTCTTCGAGGACAACATGCGCCAGTGGATGACAGAGTTCCGTGCCTTCCTCACCACATCATACCCACCGCCTGTTGAGGCAGATGGTGCCCCAGATGCCCTGCGTGCTGCTGTTTGTGATAACTTGCAGCTCTATATGGAGAAGTACGAGGAGGAGTTCAGGGGATACTTAAAGGAATTTGTTGAGGCTGTGTGGGGGCTCCTCATGGCGCAGACTGCTTCGCCATCCCGCGCGCAGCTTGCTGTGACTGCAATAAGGTTCTTGACTACAGTTGCCGAGAGTGTGCATCATGCCTTGTTCGGTAGTCCTGAGGCGATGAAGCAGATATGTGATAGTGTTGTGGTGCCTAACCTGCGACTGCGGGATGACGATGAGGAGTTGTTTGAGGGCAACTGGGTGGAATATGTCAGGCGCGACTCTGAGGGTAGTGATGCGGATACGCTCAGACGGGCTGCGTGCCGGTTGCTGAGAGGCCTTGCAGCGAACTACCGAGACCAGGTCGCTGCACTCGTGTCAGCACAGGTTCAGCAGATGTTGGCTGCATATGCAGCTGATCGGGCAAACAACTGGAAGGAGAAGGATGCTGCAATATACCTTGTTATCGCTCTTATGCAGAAGCCTGGTGCCACTGGTGGTGGCACTCCTGTGGTTGATATGGAGAGCTTCTTTACATCTGTGATTGTGCCTGAGCTCCAGGCCCCTGATTGGCAGTCTGAGCCAATGTTGAAGGCTACTGTCCTCAGGTTCTTGAAGGAGTTCAAGGATCAAATCCCCAAAGCCACTGCACTGGCATTGTTACCAAGCATGATGAGGTTTTTGACACATGAGTCCAATGTTGTTCATTCATATGCTGCGACCTTTATCGAGAACCTGCTGATCATCAAGGATGCGGTCCCGGTACCAGGGGTGAGCACAGTGACCAG GTCTCCACGCTATGTTGCTACTGATATCAATCCGTTTGCCCCACAGATCATTCAGAACCTGTCCACAGCACTAAGTTTCCCCGATTCATATGAAAACCCCTATCTGATGAAGTGCCTGATGCGGGTTCTTGGGATCGCTAATATATCCGGTCAAATTGTTCACGAGATCACCGCTCGTCTTGTGGGTATTCTCATGGAAGTGTGCAATAACCCCAAGAACCCTGATTTCAACCATTACTTGTTTGAGGCTCTGGCAGCAGTTATTGGCCGTACTGGTGAGCAGGACCCAACATTACTCCCTGCTTTTGAGACCAGCCTCTTCCCAGTGCTCCAGAGGATATTGGTTGAGGACATCTCAGAGTTCTGGCCGTATGCTTTTCAGATATTTGCACAACTTGTCAATTTGAGCCGACCACCTCTCTCGCAGAATTACATGCAGCTATTTGGTGTCCTTCTAAGCAATGCCACTTGGGACCGGCCACCATGTGTTCCTGCCTTGGTTCGTTTGCTGCGAGCATTCCTTAGGAAAATTCCAAATGAGCTAAACCAAGAGGGCAGGCTTCCAAATATCTTGGCAATATCCCGCAGTCTCATCTCACGAAGCAGCACTGAAGATTCTGCATTCTACATGCTGAACACGCTAGTGGAAAATGTTGGTTTGGACATTATGAACCCTTACATGAGTGAGATATGGAGTGCTTTATTTACTCGGCTACAGACTAGACAGGCAGTGAAGTTTGTGAATTCTCTTGTGGTCTTCATGTCTTTAGTGCTGGTCAAATATGGATCTGGTGTTCTTGTCAGTTCCATTGATGCTATTCAACCAAATCTTTTCACCCAAATCCTTCCACGTTTTTGGATTCCCAATCTCAAATTGATCAAAGGTGCTCTTGAAGTTAAGCTGACAGCAGTTGCTTCAACAAAGTTGCTTTGTGAGTCTGCGGTGCTGTTGGATGCTGCTGCAGCCCAGTTGTGGGGCAAATTACTTGACAGTATTGTCACACTGTTGTCCAGAACGAATCAAGATGGAGCACAACAAGAGCAAAACGATGGTGCTGATGCAGTGGATATTCAGAAGACATCAGGTTATTCTGTCTCATTTGTACGGCTTCAATATGCTGGAAAGAGTGAAGATGACCTTTTGAAAGAAGTAAATGATCCAAAACAGTTTCTTGTCACATCTTTGGCTACCCTTTCTGCACAGTCTCCTGGGAGGTTTGGTCCTGTCATCGAGCAGCATGTGGACCCAGCTAACAAAAGTGTGCTTCTTCAACTTTGTGC
- the LOC112876019 gene encoding D-aminoacyl-tRNA deacylase, giving the protein MRAVVQRVLSASVEVEGRVVSAIGPGLLVLIGVHEADTDSDADYICRKVLNMRLFPNEKTGKAWDQSVMQRSFEVLLVSQFTLYGILKGNKPDFHVAMPPAKAKPFYASLVEKFQRSYSADSVKDGIFGAMMKVSLVNNGPVTMQVDSPSLQGAAQSSNGDDGLLRDGEARVPKETC; this is encoded by the exons ATGAGGGCCGTGGTGCAGCGCGTCCTCTCGGCCAGCGTCGAG GTGGAGGGGCGAGTAGTGTCGGCGATCGGCCCTGGACTCCTCGTACTCATCGGCGTCCACGAGGCGGACACCGACTCCGACGCCGACTACAT TTGTCGGAAGGTCCTGAACATGAGGCTATTTCCTAATGAGAAGACTGGGAAAGCATGGGATCAAAGT GTTATGCAGCGTAGCTTTGAAGTCCTATTAG TCAGTCAGTTTACATTATATGGCATCCTGAAGGGTAACAAGCCAGATTTTCATGTGGCTATGCCACCTGCAAAAGCAAAACCATTCTATGCTTCTCTAGTCGAGAAATTTCAGAGGTCATACTCGGCTGATTCAGTGAAAG ATGGCATTTTTGGAGCAATGATGAAG GTTTCTTTGGTAAACAATGGCCCAGTGACAATGCAAGTCGACTCACCCTCACTGCAAGGCGCTGCTCAGTCAAG CAACGGCGATGATGGTTTGCTTAGAGATGGTGAGGCAAGAGTACCTAAAGAGACATGCTAG
- the LOC112878138 gene encoding LOB domain-containing protein 2-like, which translates to MTGGGSGGACAVCKHQRRKCEPNCELAAYFPAHRMNDFRALHLVFGVANLTKLIKANATEAARRRAAETLTWEARWRERDPSEGCYREVSCLRRDNAVLRAENAALRRQLAEQQQLLLWSRAAAAAAAAPTANSNMAGGCYNGNASGNGLVVAVRPPPHAPAAPAAQTMLGYRSVPVCPPTPNGRKSAPDAPPSP; encoded by the coding sequence atgaccggcggcggcagcggcggcgcgtgcgcggTGTGCAAGCACCAGCGGCGCAAGTGCGAGCCCAACTGCGAGCTTGCCGCCTACTTCCCGGCGCACAGGATGAACGACTTCCGCGCGCTGCACCTCGTCTTCGGGGTGGCCAACCTCACCAAGCTCATTAAGGCCAACGCCACCGAggccgcccgccggcgcgccgccgAGACGCTCACCTGGGAGGCGCGCTGGCGGGAGCGCGACCCCTCCGAGGGGTGCTACCGCGAGgtgtcctgcctgcgccgcgACAACGCCGTGCTGCGCGCCGAGAACGCCGCGCTGCGGAGGCAGCTggccgagcagcagcagctgttGCTCTGGTCCagggctgccgccgccgccgccgccgctcccacTGCCAACAGCAACATGGCCGGAGGCTGCTACAACGGCAACGCCAGCGGTAATGGACTGGTGGTGGCCGTGCGACCGCCGCCTCATGCTCCCGCAGCTCCGGCAGCGCAGACCATGTTGGGCTACCGCAGCGTGCCGGTTTGTCCGCCGACGCCAAACGGCAGGAAGTCGGCACCGGatgcgccgccgtcgccatgA
- the LOC112875864 gene encoding optic atrophy 3 protein homolog has protein sequence MALPVAKLGTLALRTLSKPIASRLKSQAAVHPKFRNFIIAIAQINHRITTKIQRRIYGHTTDMEIKPLNEQKAVQAATDLIGEAFIFSVAVAALIFEVQRSARSEARKEEARKQELEELKQREESLAKELEDLKLKLNEIEQLAKGRGLTGILNFKGVHVAEGGKTATPA, from the exons ATGGCACTGCCGGTGGCGAAGCTGGGCACCCTGGCGCTGCGGACCCTGTCCAAGCCCATCGCCAGCCGCCTCAAGAGCCAGGCCGCCGTCCACCCCAAGTTCCGCAACTTCATCATCGCCATCGCTCAG ATAAACCATCGTATCACCACAAAGATACAAAGGCGCATTTACGGGCATACAACAGATATGGAGATCAAACCTTTAAATGAGCAGAAAGCAGTACAAGCTGCTACAGATCTCATTGGAGAAGCCTTTATCTTTTCG GTAGCCGTTGCTGCTTTAATTTTTGAGGTTCAAAGAAGTGCAAGGTCAGAGGCTAGGAAGGAGGAAGCTCGTAAACAGGAACTTGAG GAATTGAAACAAAGAGAGGAGAGTTTAGCAAAAGAGTTGGAGGATCTTAAATTGAAGCTCAATGAAATCGAGCAGCTTGCTAAAGGACGAGGCCTAACAGGAATCCTTAACTTCAAAGGGGTCCATGTGGCAGAAGGCGGAAAGACAGCGACACCTGCGTGA
- the LOC112874141 gene encoding leucine--tRNA ligase, cytoplasmic-like encodes MSSNPDGGKSFARRNLLLTIQSEAQKLWDENRVFEAEPGNGRPGPGEKFFGNFPYPYMNGLLHLGHAFSLSKLEFGAAYHRLRGSNVLLPFGFHCTGMPIKASADKLAREIQQYGNPPVFPAVEDEVSSEVADSQADQAVAVAPDKFKSKKSKAAAKTGVQKFQWEIMRGFGLSDEEIAKFQDPYHWLTYFPPLAKEDLKAFGLGCDWRRSFITTDMNPFYDAFVRWQMRKLKKMGKVVKDMRYTIYSPLDGQPCADHDRATGEGVLPQEYVLIKMEVIPPFPPQLKALEGKKVYLAAATLRPETMYGQTNCWVLPDGKYGAFEINATDVFILTARSALNLAYQNLSRIPQKPTCLAEISGNDLIGLPLKSPLAFNEIIYALPMMTILTDKGTGIVTSVPSDSPDDFMALQDLVTKPALRGKFAVKDEWVLPFKVVPIINIPEFGDKSAEKVCLDLKIKSQNDKEKLAEAKRMTYLKGFTDGTMIVGEFKGRKVQDVKPLIKNKLLEEGTAVLYSEPEKKVMSRSGDECVVALTDQWYITYGEAEWKQMAEKCLENMNTFSAETRNGFEHTLGWLNQWACSRSFGLGTRIPWDEQFLVESLSDSTLYMAYYSIAHLLQNGNMYGKEISAIRPEQMTDDIWEYVFCNGPAPKSDIPPTLLSKMKQEFEYWYPFDIRVSGKDLIQNHLTFCIYNHTAILPEHHWPRGFRCNGHLMLNSEKMSKSTGNFRTLKQAIEEFSSDATRFALADAGDGMDDANFVFETANAAILRLTKEIAWMEEVVAAESSLRAGPPSSYADRVFANEINIAVKETEKSYNAFMFRDALKSGFYDLQLARDEYRLSCGAVGMNRDLLWQFMDVQTRLITPICPHYAEHVWQKILRKEGFAIKAGWPVADTPDPTLRIANKYLQDSIVLMRKLLQKQESGSKKPKKGAQPAPPSENKMSIGLIYVNEHFYGWKEQCLRVLQSKFDSQARSFAPDQEIIEALKNCSIGQEANFKQVQKLCMPFIRFKKDEAREVGPQALDLKLPFGEMDVLQENLELIRRQLGLEHVEVLSASDEAARSKAGKYASLLNQNPPSPGEPVAIFMSKHEFEAQN; translated from the coding sequence ATGTCGTCTAATCCCGATGGAGGCAAGAGCTTTGCTCGCAGAAACCTCTTGCTCACAATTCAATCAGAGGCTCAAAAGCTCTGGGATGAGAACCGGGTTTTTGAGGCTGAACCAGGCAATGGTCGTCCAGGACCTGGTGAAAAATTCTTTGGCAACTTTCCGTATCCTTACATGAACGGATTGTTACATTTGGGCCATGCCTTCTCATTGTCCAAGCTTGAGTTCGGTGCTGCGTACCACAGACTGCGTGGTTCCAACGTCCTTTTGCCGTTTGGTTTCCATTGTACTGGAATGCCTATCAAAGCCTCAGCAGATAAGCTTGCAAGGGAGATTCAGCAATATGGTAATCCTCCAGTGTTTCCTGCTGTAGAGGATGAAGTCAGCTCGGAAGTAGCAGATAGCCAGGCTGACCAGGCTGTTGCTGTTGCCCCAGATAAATTTAAGAGCAAGAAATCTAAGGCTGCTGCAAAGACTGGTGTGCAGAAGTTCCAATGGGAGATCATGAGGGGCTTTGGCCTGTCAGATGAAGAAATTGCTAAATTCCAGGATCCATATCACTGGTTGACATACTTCCCTCCATTAGCGAAGGAGGACCTTAAGGCTTTTGGCCTGGGATGTGATTGGAGGCGGTCATTCATAACGACTGACATGAACCCGTTCTATGATGCTTTTGTCCGGTGGCAGATGAGAAagctgaagaaaatgggcaagGTTGTTAAAGATATGAGGTATACAATCTACTCTCCATTGGATGGTCAACCTTGTGCTGATCATGATCGAGCAACAGGTGAAGGTGTGCTGCCACAGGAATATGTGTTGATCAAAATGGAGGTGATCCCACCTTTCCCTCCTCAGTTGAAGGCCTTAGAGGGGAAGAAAGTTTACTTGGCTGCAGCTACACTGAGACCTGAGACAATGTATGGGCAGACAAATTGTTGGGTACTACCTGATGGAAAGTATGGGGCCTTTGAGATCAATGCTACTGATGTCTTCATTCTGACCGCAAGGTCTGCACTTAATCTCGCATATCAAAATCTATCAAGGATCCCACAGAAGCCAACATGCTTGGCTGAGATATCTGGAAATGATCTGATTGGTTTGCCACTGAAGTCTCCTCTTGCCTTCAATGAAATCATATATGCGCTTCCTATGATGACCATCCTAACAGATAAAGGGACTGGTATTGTGACTAGTGTTCCAAGTGATTCGCCAGATGATTTCATGGCGCTGCAAGATTTAGTCACAAAACCAGCTCTGAGAGGGAAGTTTGCTGTGAAAGATGAGTGGGTTCTTCCATTCAAGGTTGTTCCAATAATCAATATCCCTGAATTTGGAGACAAGTCAGCTGAGAAGGTGTGCTTAGATCTTAAGATTAAGAGCCAGAATGACAAGGAGAAGCTTGCCGAAGCAAAGCGGATGACATATTTGAAAGGATTCACTGATGGAACTATGATTGTAGGAGAGTTCAAGGGCAGAAAAGTTCAAGATGTGAAGCCATTGATAAAGAACAAGCTTCTGGAAGAAGGCACTGCAGTGTTGTACAGTGAGCCTGAGAAGAAGGTAATGTCAAGATCTGGTGACGAGTGTGTTGTTGCTCTCACAGACCAGTGGTATATAACATATGGTGAGGCTGAATGGAAGCAGATGGCAGAGAAATGTTTAGAAAATATGAATACATTCTCAGCTGAGACCCGCAATGGCTTTGAGCACACTTTGGGCTGGCTGAACCAGTGGGCCTGTTCACGTTCTTTTGGTCTAGGGACTCGTATTCCATGGGATGAGCAGTTCCTTGTGGAATCTCTTTCAGATTCGACCCTATATATGGCCTATTACTCCATCGCGCATCTTTTGCAAAATGGCAATATGTATGGCAAAGAGATATCTGCTATCAGGCCAGAACAAATGACAGATGATATCTGGGAGTATGTGTTCTGCAATGGTCCAGCACCAAAAAGTGACATCCCTCCTACCCTTTTGAGCAAAATGAAGCAGGAATTTGAGTACTGGTATCCCTTTGATATCCGGGTTTCTGGTAAGGATCTTATCCAGAACCACCTGACGTTCTGcatttacaaccatacagcaATTCTACCGGAACACCATTGGCCCCGTGGCTTCCGTTGCAATGGGCATCTTATGCTCAACTCTGAGAAGATGTCCAAGTCGACAGGGAATTTCCGTACTCTCAAGCAGGCCATTGAAGAATTCTCATCTGATGCCACTAGGTTTGCGCTTGCTGATGCTGGTGATGGTATGGATGATGCAAACTTTGTCTTTGAAACCGCAAATGCTGCTATCTTGAGGCTTACAAAGGAAATTGCATGGATGGAAGAGGTGGTGGCTGCTGAATCTTCTCTGCGAGCTGGGCCTCCATCTAGTTATGCTGACCGCGTTTTTGCCAATGAGATAAACATTGCAGTCAAGGAAACTGAGAAGAGCTACAATGCCTTCATGTTCCGAGATGCACTGAAGTCTGGGTTTTATGACCTGCAGCTGGCTAGAGATGAATACAGACTCTCCTGTGGAGCGGTTGGCATGAACCGTGATTTACTTTGGCAATTTATGGACGTCCAGACGAGGCTTATCACCCCCATCTGTCCACATTATGCGGAGCATGTGTGGCAAAAGATCCTGAGGAAAGAAGGCTTTGCAATTAAAGCTGGGTGGCCAGTGGCAGACACCCCAGACCCTACTCTAAGAATCGCAAACAAGTACCTGCAAGATTCTATAGTTTTAATGAGGAAGCTGCTTCAGAAGCAAGAATCTGGCTCAAAGAAACCCAAGAAGGGAGCTCAACCTGCTCCTCCGTCAGAGAACAAGATGAGCATTGGTCTTATATATGTGAACGAGCACTTCTATGGCTGGAAAGAGCAATGCTTGAGGGTGCTCCAGTCTAAATTCGACAGCCAAGCGCGTTCCTTTGCACCAGACCAGGAGATTATAGAAGCCCTGAAGAACTGTTCCATTGGACAGGAAGCAAACTTCAAACAAGTTCAGAAGCTGTGCATGCCCTTCATCAGGTTCAAGAAAGATGAGGCGAGGGAGGTTGGCCCTCAGGCTTTGGATTTGAAGCTTCCTTTTGGTGAAATGGATGTTCTGCAGGAGAACCTGGAGCTGATCAGAAGGCAATTGGGCCTTGAGCATGTAGAGGTGTTGTCAGCGTCTGATGAAGCTGCCCGTTCAAAAGCTGGCAAGTATGCGTCTCTACTGAACCAGAACCCTCCGTCCCCTGGCGAGCCTGTTGCAATCTTCATGAGCAAGCACGAATTTGAAGCCCAAAACTAA